One genomic segment of Nerophis lumbriciformis linkage group LG20, RoL_Nlum_v2.1, whole genome shotgun sequence includes these proteins:
- the barhl1a gene encoding barH-like homeobox 1a → METPAGLLVHAGSRVKAPVRSFLIRDILAEEGAQVEREPPQPEPAERGGACLKKARKARTAFSQQQLACLERSFRKHKYISVHQRAALAATLQLSHAQVKTWYQNRRTKWKRQAALALDLPAPTPYLYTPIYLCNIPLIVQ, encoded by the exons ATGGAGACCCCAGCAGGACTTTTGGTGCATGCTGGTTCCCGCGTGAAGGCACCTGTCCGCAGCTTCCTTATCCGGGACATCCTGGCGGAGGAAGGAGCACAGGTGGAGCGTGAGCCCCCACAGCCAGAGCCAGCAG AAAGGGGCGGGGCCTGCCTGAAGAAAGCCCGCAAGGCTCGCACAGCGTTCAGCCAGCAGCAGCTGGCGTGTCTGGAGAGAAGCTTCCGGAAGCACAAGTACATCAGCGTGCATCAGCGGGCGGCGCTGGCGGCCACGCTGCAGCTCAGCCACGCGCAGGTGAAGACCTGGTACCAGAACCGCAG AACCAAGTGGAAACGCCAGGCCGCGCTCGCTTTGGACCTGCCGGCGCCCACGCCCTACCTGTACACGCCCATTTACCTGTGCAACATCCCGCTCATCGTCCAATGA